A genomic segment from Pseudomonas sp. S09G 359 encodes:
- a CDS encoding dienelactone hydrolase family protein: protein MGEFIGIQTLDKAQTFRGYLAVPASGKGPGLVLGQEIFGVNANMRAVADLYAEEGYVVLVPDLFWRMERDVDLGYTEQDFAKAIDFFQRLDLDLAVDDISACFAKLKTLDQVEGDDLGFVGFCMGGKLAYLTATRTKAACSVGFYGMGIENYLDEVDNIQGRLVLHFAENDAYCDARARAKISSALKGSKGSEIYVYPNVDHAFARVGSDHFDKPAALMAHERTIAALKREIGPNFNLSDLWDEHVKHEFDTRDVPATMATMVSEPYVNHIPTMTGGVGSKQLSRFYQHHFVHGNPPDMKLIPLSRTVGALQIVDEFIMCFTHTTEIDWMLPNVAPTGKYVEIPMLGVVRFRGDKLYHEHIYWDQASLLVQVGLLDPKGLPVAGVITAQKLLDEALPSNTLMNNWKNSEAL, encoded by the coding sequence ATGGGCGAATTCATCGGTATCCAGACCCTGGACAAAGCACAAACGTTTCGCGGCTATCTTGCTGTTCCCGCGAGCGGAAAAGGCCCGGGACTGGTTCTTGGTCAGGAAATTTTTGGCGTCAACGCAAATATGCGGGCCGTTGCAGACCTCTATGCTGAAGAGGGATATGTGGTACTGGTGCCCGACCTGTTCTGGAGAATGGAGCGGGACGTCGACCTCGGTTACACGGAACAGGATTTTGCAAAAGCGATCGATTTCTTCCAGCGCCTGGATTTGGATCTGGCTGTTGATGATATTTCTGCATGCTTTGCCAAGCTCAAGACCCTGGACCAGGTCGAAGGTGATGACTTGGGTTTCGTCGGTTTCTGCATGGGCGGCAAACTGGCGTATCTCACGGCCACACGCACCAAGGCTGCTTGCTCCGTCGGTTTCTATGGCATGGGTATCGAAAACTATCTCGACGAAGTGGATAACATCCAGGGGCGGCTGGTTCTTCATTTTGCCGAAAACGATGCTTACTGCGACGCCCGAGCCCGCGCCAAAATCAGCTCAGCATTAAAAGGCAGTAAAGGCTCGGAGATCTATGTCTATCCGAATGTCGACCATGCTTTTGCACGTGTAGGTAGTGACCACTTCGACAAACCCGCTGCCCTTATGGCCCACGAAAGAACCATCGCCGCGTTGAAGCGGGAGATTGGTCCAAACTTCAACCTTTCTGATTTGTGGGACGAGCATGTAAAGCATGAGTTCGATACTCGGGACGTTCCTGCAACGATGGCAACCATGGTCTCGGAACCCTACGTCAACCACATTCCGACGATGACTGGTGGGGTTGGCAGCAAGCAACTGAGTCGTTTTTATCAGCACCACTTTGTCCACGGAAACCCGCCGGACATGAAACTGATCCCCCTTTCCCGGACGGTCGGTGCGCTCCAGATCGTCGATGAATTCATCATGTGTTTTACCCACACGACGGAGATCGATTGGATGCTCCCGAACGTGGCGCCTACCGGAAAGTATGTCGAAATCCCCATGCTGGGGGTCGTCCGATTCAGGGGCGACAAGCTCTATCACGAGCATATTTACTGGGATCAAGCGAGTCTGCTGGTCCAGGTCGGTCTTCTTGACCCGAAAGGCTTGCCTGTCGCAGGCGTGATCACTGCGCAGAAGCTTCTGGATGAGGCACTGCCTTCGAATACGCTGATGAATAATTGGAAGAATAGCGAAGCCTTGTAA
- a CDS encoding SDR family oxidoreductase — protein sequence MSLTGKVAIITGSTQGLGLDIAKVMIAQGAEVMLVGRNASAGRTLCDELGPWASYTECDVENDQDIDKCIDNTINQFGKIDILVNNACIYTDLGIQSSREDWHKSLNVNVISAAIFVQKVSPLLKPGSTIVNITSTGGKFGAAGRALYPASKAAMLQLTKNFAVSLAPRGTRVLSVSPAWTWSPTVANLTNNDIALADRVGADFHPLGRIGRGEEVGNVVAFLCTPGASWMTGVDIPVDGGFSILGPDRGISPRVWFQRHSDSQ from the coding sequence ATGAGCCTGACAGGAAAAGTCGCAATCATCACGGGAAGCACCCAGGGACTTGGTCTGGATATTGCTAAAGTCATGATAGCCCAAGGGGCGGAAGTCATGCTGGTTGGTCGCAACGCCAGTGCCGGAAGAACATTATGCGACGAGCTGGGTCCATGGGCTTCCTATACAGAGTGCGACGTGGAAAACGATCAAGATATTGATAAGTGCATTGACAATACAATCAATCAATTCGGGAAAATTGATATTCTGGTCAATAACGCATGTATCTACACTGATTTGGGCATCCAGTCTTCAAGGGAAGATTGGCACAAAAGCCTGAACGTCAACGTCATCTCTGCCGCCATCTTCGTGCAAAAAGTATCTCCGCTTCTAAAGCCTGGCAGCACGATAGTGAACATCACCAGCACGGGTGGGAAATTCGGTGCAGCAGGCCGCGCACTCTACCCTGCGTCTAAAGCCGCGATGCTTCAATTGACCAAGAATTTCGCCGTGAGCTTGGCACCCAGGGGCACGCGCGTGCTGAGCGTCTCACCGGCGTGGACCTGGTCCCCAACCGTAGCCAACCTGACCAATAACGATATTGCGCTCGCTGACCGCGTCGGCGCTGACTTCCACCCTCTAGGGCGTATCGGACGCGGTGAGGAAGTCGGGAATGTGGTCGCTTTTCTCTGCACACCCGGCGCCTCTTGGATGACCGGTGTGGATATACCTGTAGATGGAGGTTTTTCCATCCTGGGTCCAGACAGAGGTATATCACCTCGTGTGTGGTTCCAGCGTCATTCCGATTCTCAATAG
- a CDS encoding isochorismatase family cysteine hydrolase, with translation MVIALHYQNDVLHPEGRIKVGMDEDGAVRANLIASATALLRGARLNGWPILHARVAYRGDYSDLIANAPILKNVKKIGAVIDGTWGAEFLDALSPHENGREFIITHKRINAFYGTHGEALLNMLNARTLIIAGVATHSVVESTVRHAVDCGYHVVVPADACSAAEPAAHQASINSMSLIAEISSVDQLFKVQS, from the coding sequence GTGGTTATCGCGCTCCACTATCAGAATGATGTCCTGCATCCGGAAGGACGTATCAAGGTAGGCATGGACGAAGATGGGGCCGTTCGCGCGAATCTGATTGCCTCTGCGACGGCATTACTTCGTGGCGCGCGATTAAACGGCTGGCCCATCCTCCATGCGCGTGTCGCGTATCGAGGTGATTACTCCGACTTGATTGCCAACGCGCCCATCTTGAAGAACGTAAAGAAGATAGGTGCCGTGATTGACGGCACGTGGGGCGCCGAATTCCTCGACGCGTTGAGCCCCCATGAAAACGGCAGGGAATTCATCATTACCCACAAGCGGATCAATGCGTTTTACGGGACGCATGGGGAAGCACTTCTAAACATGCTTAACGCGAGGACGCTGATCATTGCCGGCGTGGCAACTCATTCGGTAGTGGAAAGTACCGTAAGGCACGCCGTGGACTGCGGTTATCACGTAGTCGTCCCTGCAGATGCCTGCTCTGCCGCAGAACCGGCGGCGCATCAAGCGTCGATTAATAGCATGAGCTTAATCGCTGAAATTTCCAGCGTTGACCAATTGTTCAAGGTGCAATCATGA
- a CDS encoding aromatic-ring-hydroxylating dioxygenase subunit beta has product MLLDRAFNVNTSDLKPALAEEATLRSVEQFLFKEARLLDTWKFWEWDKLFTDDGMYWVPQKHNQVNPFDHISLFWENRMLRETRIRRVENARNWSQQPQTQTAHLVGNVCIEGLDEDDYLVVSAVFQATEWRLDQRQLAGRYTYKLAGNKVEGWKIKLKRVDLVNCNDVFANLEVFV; this is encoded by the coding sequence ATGTTGCTTGACCGCGCTTTCAACGTAAATACATCCGACCTCAAGCCTGCACTTGCCGAAGAAGCCACCCTTCGCTCGGTCGAGCAGTTTCTGTTTAAGGAAGCTCGTCTGCTGGATACATGGAAGTTCTGGGAGTGGGACAAACTCTTTACCGACGATGGCATGTATTGGGTGCCGCAAAAGCATAACCAGGTAAATCCTTTCGATCATATTTCTCTGTTCTGGGAAAACCGCATGCTGCGCGAGACGCGTATTCGTCGCGTGGAGAATGCGCGTAACTGGTCACAGCAACCACAAACTCAAACAGCGCACCTGGTTGGGAATGTGTGCATCGAAGGTCTGGACGAGGATGATTACCTTGTGGTCAGCGCGGTGTTCCAAGCCACGGAATGGCGCTTGGATCAACGTCAGCTCGCCGGGCGTTACACCTACAAACTTGCCGGCAATAAAGTGGAAGGTTGGAAGATCAAGCTCAAGCGTGTTGACCTGGTCAATTGCAATGATGTGTTTGCCAACCTGGAGGTATTTGTCTGA
- a CDS encoding aromatic ring-hydroxylating dioxygenase subunit alpha gives MIPSNEQIADLIRPDSVHKSVYTDPVLFQLEMERIYGHAWIYVGHESQVKNPGDYHTTRIGDQDVVMVRAPDGKVNVHYNRCPHKGAKLVADGDGNVGKFFRCPYHAWTFKLDGTHLSAPLKSGFEGTCYDPKHPDFSMASVARVDSYRGFVFASQASYGEDLKTFLGGVVSSIDNMCDRSPVGELEVAGGIFRVQQRSNWKVFYENLHDTMHARVTHESSVDAAREQAEAIGEMPFELLIMDGNGEPYDFWEKLELRAYHNGHGYMEAIFDPDAAEKDEVSRAHFECLSEAYGADRAREIMGMNRHNTVIYGSGSPHTVFMQFRVIRPVAVDKTMVEIQTFRCKGAPDVVFDRALTYANVINSPSSNVMPDDVEVYARCQEGNMTRGGNWISMHRYVGTDTLLEDGAVSTNGTSELPMRNQFAAWKKFMTGTIIAKESNNVA, from the coding sequence ATGATTCCCAGCAATGAACAAATTGCCGATTTGATCCGGCCCGACAGCGTTCATAAAAGCGTGTACACCGACCCTGTTCTCTTTCAACTCGAAATGGAGCGAATTTATGGGCATGCCTGGATTTATGTGGGCCATGAGAGTCAAGTAAAGAACCCTGGCGATTACCACACAACCCGGATCGGCGACCAGGATGTGGTGATGGTTCGTGCGCCTGACGGCAAAGTAAACGTCCACTACAACCGCTGCCCTCACAAAGGCGCAAAGTTGGTGGCGGACGGTGACGGCAATGTCGGCAAATTCTTCCGCTGCCCCTACCACGCCTGGACATTCAAGTTGGACGGCACTCACCTGTCGGCGCCGCTGAAGAGCGGCTTCGAGGGCACATGCTATGACCCGAAACATCCGGATTTCTCCATGGCCAGTGTGGCCAGGGTCGATAGCTACCGCGGCTTCGTATTCGCCAGCCAGGCGTCCTACGGCGAAGACCTGAAGACGTTCCTTGGCGGCGTCGTCAGCTCCATCGACAACATGTGCGACAGATCTCCGGTGGGTGAGCTTGAAGTAGCGGGCGGTATTTTCCGCGTCCAACAACGTTCCAATTGGAAAGTTTTCTACGAAAACCTCCACGACACCATGCACGCACGTGTCACCCACGAGTCATCAGTCGATGCAGCTCGGGAACAGGCTGAAGCCATCGGCGAGATGCCGTTCGAACTGCTGATCATGGATGGCAATGGCGAGCCCTATGACTTCTGGGAAAAGCTGGAACTGCGCGCCTACCATAATGGCCATGGCTACATGGAGGCGATCTTCGATCCGGATGCCGCCGAGAAGGACGAAGTTTCCCGCGCGCACTTTGAATGTTTGAGCGAAGCCTACGGAGCGGACCGCGCCCGTGAAATCATGGGCATGAACCGCCATAACACCGTGATTTACGGCAGCGGATCGCCTCATACCGTCTTCATGCAATTTCGGGTTATCCGCCCGGTTGCTGTCGATAAAACCATGGTGGAGATCCAGACGTTCCGCTGTAAAGGTGCCCCAGATGTAGTGTTCGATCGGGCACTAACTTACGCCAACGTCATCAACTCCCCCTCTTCCAATGTCATGCCGGACGACGTTGAAGTGTATGCACGCTGCCAGGAGGGCAACATGACCCGAGGCGGCAACTGGATCAGCATGCACCGTTATGTCGGCACCGACACCCTTCTTGAAGACGGTGCAGTCTCTACCAATGGCACCAGCGAACTGCCCATGCGTAATCAGTTTGCAGCCTGGAAAAAGTTCATGACCGGAACAATTATCGCCAAGGAGAGCAATAATGTTGCTTGA
- a CDS encoding PDR/VanB family oxidoreductase, which yields MSTLSVKIESIEALTPRIRRLVLVAHDGRRLPEFTPGAHLELHIPGDRKQKRAYSIVNVSAGDHYEIAVQLDDKSTGGSKWVHTLTEGQVIEVETPRNHFPLVDEAKHILLIAGGIGITPMLSMGRALQASKKAFTLHYAGRDATHMAYLDEVQCLGNSQCWISGGDASKRFAASTVLATPSEGTHLYICGPVEMITSVIQIARELGWQEDHIHYELFAGALEEDGDQAFEVELRASGVTLAVNTGQTLLDVMIEAGLDPMFDCRRGDCGVCVTQVIEGEPDHRDICLSDRERSGGAFCTCVSRAKTAKLVLDL from the coding sequence ATGTCCACTTTATCAGTAAAAATAGAAAGCATTGAGGCGCTTACTCCCCGCATTCGACGCTTGGTATTAGTTGCTCATGACGGTAGGCGGCTGCCTGAATTTACCCCAGGCGCCCACCTTGAGCTGCACATCCCAGGTGATAGAAAGCAAAAGCGTGCCTATTCAATCGTGAATGTGTCGGCAGGCGACCACTATGAAATAGCCGTGCAACTCGATGACAAAAGCACGGGAGGTTCGAAGTGGGTACATACACTTACTGAAGGTCAAGTCATTGAGGTAGAAACACCTCGCAATCATTTTCCACTGGTCGACGAGGCGAAACACATACTGTTGATAGCCGGTGGAATCGGTATTACACCGATGCTGAGCATGGGCCGCGCACTGCAAGCGTCCAAAAAGGCTTTCACCCTGCATTACGCTGGCCGCGATGCCACCCACATGGCGTACCTGGATGAAGTCCAGTGTTTGGGCAACAGCCAATGCTGGATAAGCGGCGGAGACGCCAGCAAACGTTTTGCCGCATCCACTGTATTGGCGACACCATCCGAAGGCACTCATCTGTATATATGTGGCCCCGTAGAGATGATCACCTCGGTCATACAAATCGCTCGGGAACTTGGCTGGCAGGAAGATCACATCCATTACGAACTGTTCGCCGGTGCCCTTGAAGAAGATGGCGACCAAGCGTTTGAAGTAGAACTTCGCGCCAGTGGAGTAACGCTTGCAGTGAACACAGGCCAGACCCTCTTGGACGTGATGATCGAGGCAGGCCTGGACCCGATGTTCGACTGCCGACGTGGTGATTGCGGAGTATGCGTAACTCAAGTCATTGAGGGTGAACCCGATCACCGTGATATCTGCCTGTCTGATCGCGAGCGCTCCGGCGGCGCCTTCTGCACCTGTGTTTCTCGTGCCAAGACTGCCAAGTTGGTACTTGACCTCTAA
- the antC gene encoding anthranilate 1,2-dioxygenase electron transfer component AntC: MMYKVALNFADGKTLFCPVQPNEILLDAALKSGIKIPLDCREGVCATCQGRCESGSYTQDYVDEEALSKQDLADRKILSCQTRVLSDASFYFDFDSTLCGSTGTSELITTVTDVIQVSDSTAILKVELASGAAPLNYLPGQYARLQVPGTGHSRSYSFACAPGSRTLEFLVRLLPSGVMTDYVRDRCKVGDIIKMEAPLGAFYLRHIDRPVLMVAGGTGLSAFLGMLDQLAEQGGAGFPVHLFYGVRTEQDLCEIPRIEAYKSTIQAFDFTPVLSNAADDWQGKKGFIPEHLAPFEDSDSPFDLYMCGPPPMVESVKTWHMEKKLTFVRMYFEKFTESNT, translated from the coding sequence ATCATGTACAAGGTTGCGTTGAACTTCGCCGACGGTAAAACACTGTTTTGCCCCGTCCAGCCTAACGAAATTTTGCTGGACGCTGCGCTCAAAAGTGGGATCAAAATCCCTCTGGACTGCCGCGAAGGGGTTTGCGCGACCTGCCAAGGCCGTTGTGAATCCGGAAGTTACACTCAGGATTACGTAGACGAAGAGGCCCTTTCCAAACAGGACTTAGCGGATCGCAAGATTCTATCGTGCCAAACAAGGGTGTTGTCCGACGCATCCTTCTATTTCGACTTCGACTCGACACTGTGTGGAAGTACTGGAACCTCGGAATTGATAACGACTGTCACTGACGTCATTCAAGTGTCTGATAGCACCGCAATATTGAAGGTAGAGTTGGCCTCCGGTGCTGCTCCACTCAATTATCTACCCGGCCAATATGCGCGCCTGCAAGTGCCGGGCACCGGTCACAGTCGCTCCTATTCGTTTGCCTGTGCACCCGGAAGTAGAACACTTGAATTTCTGGTTCGGCTTCTACCCAGCGGGGTCATGACCGACTACGTGCGCGATCGTTGCAAAGTAGGCGACATCATCAAGATGGAGGCGCCATTGGGAGCCTTCTACCTAAGACATATCGACCGTCCGGTGTTGATGGTCGCAGGCGGAACCGGACTGTCCGCCTTCCTCGGCATGCTCGACCAGTTGGCAGAGCAAGGTGGGGCCGGGTTCCCTGTCCATCTTTTCTATGGCGTCAGGACAGAACAGGACCTGTGCGAGATTCCGCGTATCGAGGCGTATAAATCAACGATTCAAGCCTTCGATTTCACACCGGTCCTCAGCAATGCCGCTGACGATTGGCAGGGTAAAAAGGGGTTTATTCCTGAACACCTCGCCCCCTTTGAGGATTCAGACAGCCCCTTTGACCTGTATATGTGCGGCCCTCCCCCAATGGTAGAGTCTGTAAAAACCTGGCACATGGAAAAAAAACTTACTTTCGTCAGAATGTATTTTGAAAAGTTTACGGAAAGCAATACCTAG
- the antB gene encoding anthranilate 1,2-dioxygenase small subunit, whose product MNVELQYQIEQFLYKKAELCDDQDWDGYLALFSEDSVFHLPQWDSEHIYTTDPKREMSLIYYPNRGGLEDRVFRIRTGKAASATPLPRTLHQINNVRINPLEGGDLEVRVNWQTLYYRQSLSEQFFGRATYTLRPHGDSWLISKKHSVLLNDKINSVLDFYHI is encoded by the coding sequence ATGAACGTCGAACTTCAGTATCAAATAGAACAATTCCTTTACAAGAAAGCAGAGCTTTGCGATGACCAGGATTGGGACGGCTACCTCGCGCTATTTAGCGAAGATAGCGTGTTCCACCTTCCCCAATGGGATTCCGAGCACATCTACACCACCGACCCCAAGCGCGAGATGTCGCTGATTTATTATCCCAATCGCGGGGGCCTGGAAGACCGGGTATTTCGAATTCGTACAGGCAAAGCGGCCTCTGCGACACCGCTGCCAAGGACATTGCATCAAATAAATAACGTGCGGATTAACCCGTTGGAGGGTGGCGATCTTGAAGTGCGCGTTAATTGGCAGACTTTGTATTACCGCCAGTCCTTGTCTGAGCAATTCTTCGGGCGTGCTACCTACACGCTTCGACCGCATGGCGATAGCTGGTTGATCTCCAAAAAGCACAGCGTGCTGCTGAATGACAAGATCAATTCAGTGCTGGATTTCTACCATATTTAA
- the antA gene encoding anthranilate 1,2-dioxygenase large subunit, giving the protein MSRMRDINQWKEYIESCLDFRSEEGIYRIARDMFTEPELFDLEMELIFEKNWIYACHESEILNKHDFLTMQAGRQPLIITRDGEGKLNALINACQHRGTTLTRVGKGNQSTFTCPFHAWCYKSDGRLVKVKAPAEYGEDFDKATRGLQKARIESYKGFVFVSLDVNGTDSLEDYLGDAKVFFDMMVAQSPTGELEVLPGKSAYTYDGNWKLQNENGLDGYHVSTVHYNYVSTVQHRQQVNASKGHNAGEFLDYSKLGAGDAETDDGWFAFNNGHSVLFSDMPNPEVRPGYATIMPRLVKEYGQDKAEWMMHRLRNLNVYPSMFFLDQISSQLRIIRPIAWNKTEINSFCLGVKGESDADRENRIRQFEDFFNVSGMGTPDDLVEFREAQRGFQARLERWSDISRGRDKWTTGPTKNTDTIGISPAMIGAEFTHEGLYVNQHGNWQKFLLNGLARKAADAQALKLKEV; this is encoded by the coding sequence ATGAGCCGTATGCGTGATATTAACCAATGGAAAGAATATATCGAGAGCTGCTTGGATTTTCGAAGCGAGGAAGGCATCTATCGCATTGCCCGTGATATGTTCACGGAGCCAGAACTTTTCGATCTGGAAATGGAATTGATTTTCGAAAAAAACTGGATCTATGCCTGCCACGAAAGCGAGATCCTAAACAAACACGACTTCCTTACAATGCAAGCAGGCCGTCAGCCACTTATTATTACGCGTGATGGCGAGGGCAAGTTAAACGCTTTGATTAATGCGTGCCAACACCGTGGCACTACTTTGACTCGCGTCGGCAAAGGTAATCAGTCGACTTTTACCTGCCCTTTCCATGCTTGGTGTTATAAGAGCGATGGGCGACTTGTAAAAGTCAAGGCACCTGCTGAATATGGGGAAGACTTCGATAAAGCCACTCGTGGATTGCAGAAAGCCCGTATCGAAAGTTATAAGGGTTTCGTCTTCGTCAGCCTTGACGTGAATGGCACTGATTCGCTTGAAGATTACTTGGGCGATGCCAAAGTATTCTTCGATATGATGGTCGCCCAATCGCCCACTGGCGAACTGGAAGTGCTGCCGGGCAAATCCGCCTATACCTACGATGGTAATTGGAAGCTGCAAAACGAGAATGGTCTTGATGGCTATCACGTCAGCACTGTCCACTATAACTATGTGTCGACCGTGCAACACCGTCAGCAAGTTAACGCCTCCAAGGGGCATAACGCCGGCGAATTCCTCGACTACAGCAAGCTAGGCGCAGGGGATGCCGAAACCGACGATGGCTGGTTCGCCTTCAACAACGGCCACAGTGTCTTGTTCAGCGACATGCCGAACCCGGAGGTTCGCCCAGGGTACGCAACCATTATGCCGCGACTGGTGAAGGAATACGGCCAGGACAAAGCCGAGTGGATGATGCATCGCCTACGCAATCTGAACGTCTATCCGAGCATGTTCTTCCTTGATCAGATCAGCTCACAACTGCGGATCATCCGACCGATTGCGTGGAACAAGACTGAAATCAACAGTTTTTGTCTTGGAGTGAAAGGCGAGTCCGATGCCGACCGCGAAAACCGCATCCGCCAATTCGAAGACTTCTTCAATGTGTCCGGCATGGGAACTCCCGACGACCTCGTCGAGTTTCGTGAAGCGCAGCGTGGATTCCAGGCGCGCCTGGAGCGCTGGAGCGACATCTCCCGTGGTCGCGACAAGTGGACAACAGGACCGACGAAAAACACGGACACCATTGGCATTTCTCCCGCCATGATCGGGGCCGAATTTACACATGAAGGCCTATACGTGAATCAACACGGCAACTGGCAGAAGTTCCTGCTCAATGGTCTGGCGCGCAAAGCAGCCGATGCCCAAGCGCTGAAGTTGAAGGAGGTATAA
- a CDS encoding helix-turn-helix domain-containing protein, translated as MQTNSHVVGNIRVDQFDFSGAQAWMERICGPHSLRATKPQDIRFRHSAKVFNSFSTALGFMEYGADVTVRIEESDCLNSYSLSLPLMGEQKLMKNGKLFNSYTGSGLIVSPHETQELWMAGNCRKLSIVIPRMSMRQTLEEMLHRTLDVPLRFEPVIDAINGATASWWRLVRNFAEEFERGGGVFEHAIFSRDIEAALIKGLILSQRNNYSDLINEHLQCQLPYYLIKARDYIHNNARENICLEDIERASGVSRFKVFDGFKKYFGMPPMAYLKKYRLTAVRREILEGGPVKSLSLLATDWGFNHLGRFAIEYRKLFNETPSSTLHRGEMNRERFL; from the coding sequence ATGCAAACGAATAGTCACGTCGTTGGTAATATTCGTGTTGATCAATTTGATTTTTCCGGCGCGCAAGCATGGATGGAGCGAATTTGCGGGCCGCATTCGCTCCGGGCAACCAAACCTCAGGATATCCGGTTTCGTCATAGTGCTAAGGTTTTTAACAGTTTTTCCACTGCGCTAGGTTTTATGGAGTATGGCGCTGACGTCACTGTAAGAATTGAAGAATCTGATTGTTTAAATAGTTACAGCCTCAGTCTCCCGTTGATGGGAGAGCAAAAGCTAATGAAAAATGGTAAGTTGTTTAACTCTTATACAGGTAGCGGTTTAATTGTTTCTCCGCACGAAACACAAGAGTTGTGGATGGCTGGTAACTGTAGAAAACTCTCTATTGTAATTCCTCGGATGTCTATGCGGCAGACACTTGAGGAAATGCTTCATCGTACCCTAGACGTTCCTCTTCGATTTGAACCTGTTATTGATGCAATTAACGGTGCTACAGCTTCGTGGTGGCGCTTAGTGCGAAACTTCGCAGAAGAGTTTGAGCGCGGCGGTGGTGTGTTTGAGCATGCTATATTTTCTCGAGATATTGAGGCTGCTCTGATCAAAGGTTTAATTTTGTCTCAGCGCAATAACTATAGCGACCTTATAAATGAGCACCTTCAGTGTCAGCTCCCTTATTATCTTATAAAGGCGCGAGATTATATTCACAATAATGCTCGTGAAAATATTTGTCTGGAGGATATAGAGCGAGCTTCGGGCGTATCAAGGTTCAAGGTTTTTGATGGTTTCAAAAAGTACTTCGGTATGCCGCCTATGGCGTATCTAAAAAAATACAGGCTTACTGCCGTTCGTAGAGAGATTTTAGAGGGTGGTCCGGTTAAAAGTTTGTCACTACTTGCCACTGACTGGGGCTTCAATCACTTGGGAAGATTCGCGATTGAGTATCGTAAACTATTCAATGAAACACCGAGTTCGACATTGCATCGCGGTGAAATGAATAGGGAAAGGTTTCTCTGA